The Tepidibacter aestuarii genome contains a region encoding:
- the gatB gene encoding Asp-tRNA(Asn)/Glu-tRNA(Gln) amidotransferase subunit GatB — protein MGDKILIGLEIHAELLTNTKIFCGCKNEFGSDVNTNCCPVCLGLPGSLPVLNERVLDFAITAGLSFNCKIARNTKMDRKNYFYPDLTKAYQISQYDIPLCSDGYIEVEAEDGSLKKIGIERIHIEEDTGKSLHDASGDTLLDYNRSGVPLIEIVSRPDMNSPQEAYQFLEKLKEVLLFTHVSDVKMEQGSLRCDVNVNVIKEDGRKSNIVELKNLNSFKAALKAMEYEVVRHNELLANGENTVRETRRWDDSQNKTISMRSKESVQDYRYFPEPDVVDINLTEEYIDVIKSNLPELPDDKRKRFIKEYSLPEYDAKVLTTSKEISSYFEDMVSNFSDAKMISNWIMTELLRRVNDEGITLDDVKFSKDDFVYLLKVISDGKINNNAGKKVFREMFETGKKPEDIIKEKGLVQIQDEGAIKEIVVDILNNNLQSVEDYKNGKDRALGFLVGQVMKASKGKANPQVVNKLIIDIMKDM, from the coding sequence ATGGGTGATAAAATTTTAATAGGACTTGAAATACATGCAGAACTTTTAACTAACACAAAAATATTTTGTGGATGCAAAAATGAATTTGGATCAGATGTAAATACTAACTGTTGTCCAGTATGCTTAGGTCTTCCTGGATCTTTACCTGTTTTAAATGAAAGGGTTTTAGATTTTGCTATTACTGCTGGACTTAGCTTTAATTGTAAAATAGCTAGAAACACTAAAATGGACAGAAAGAATTATTTTTATCCAGACCTTACAAAGGCTTACCAAATATCTCAATATGATATACCTCTTTGCTCGGATGGATATATAGAGGTAGAGGCTGAAGATGGATCTCTTAAAAAAATAGGAATAGAGAGAATACATATAGAAGAGGATACTGGTAAATCTCTTCATGATGCAAGTGGAGATACTCTTCTTGATTATAATAGAAGTGGAGTTCCACTTATTGAAATAGTTTCTAGACCAGATATGAACTCTCCTCAAGAGGCTTATCAATTCTTAGAAAAATTAAAAGAGGTATTATTATTCACACATGTTTCTGATGTAAAGATGGAGCAAGGTTCTTTAAGATGTGATGTAAATGTAAATGTAATAAAAGAAGATGGAAGAAAGTCGAATATAGTAGAACTTAAAAATTTAAATTCGTTTAAAGCAGCTTTAAAGGCTATGGAATATGAAGTTGTAAGACACAATGAACTTCTTGCAAACGGAGAAAATACAGTACGTGAGACAAGACGTTGGGATGATTCTCAAAATAAGACTATATCTATGAGAAGCAAAGAAAGTGTTCAAGATTATAGATACTTCCCAGAGCCAGATGTTGTAGACATAAATCTTACTGAAGAGTATATAGACGTAATAAAGAGTAATTTACCAGAACTTCCTGATGATAAGAGAAAGAGATTTATCAAAGAGTACTCTCTTCCTGAATATGATGCCAAGGTACTTACTACTTCTAAGGAAATTTCAAGTTATTTTGAAGATATGGTATCTAATTTTAGCGATGCTAAGATGATCAGTAATTGGATTATGACTGAGTTATTAAGAAGAGTTAATGACGAAGGAATAACACTTGATGATGTGAAGTTTAGTAAAGATGATTTTGTATATTTATTAAAGGTTATATCTGATGGAAAGATAAACAATAATGCTGGTAAAAAGGTGTTTAGAGAAATGTTTGAAACAGGAAAGAAACCAGAGGATATAATAAAAGAAAAAGGTCTTGTTCAAATACAAGATGAAGGGGCTATAAAAGAAATAGTAGTAGATATATTAAACAATAATCTTCAATCTGTTGAAGATTATAAGAACGGAAAAGATAGAGCATTAGGATTCTTAGTAGGCCAAGTTATGAAAGCTAGTAAAGGTAAAGCGAATCCTCAGGTGGTGAACAAATTAATAATAGATATTATGAAAGATATGTAA
- the gatA gene encoding Asp-tRNA(Asn)/Glu-tRNA(Gln) amidotransferase subunit GatA produces the protein MNLLKLYEMTLKEVSEKIKKQEITALELTQSILDRIKEVEPKVDSYITITEEEALNRAKEIDEKIKAGEEISVLAGIPMAVKDNICTDGVKTTCASKMLENFIPPYDATVVKKLNDAGAVMVGKTNMDEFAMGSSTENSSFKKTKNPWDLKKVPGGSSGGSAAAVAAGQAFYALGSDTGGSVKQPAALTGLVGLRPTYGRISRYGLIAFGSSLDQVGIFTKDVTDCAIVLRELAGKDKMDGTSSEVEVADYEKYLDKDVSDIKIGIPKEYFVEGIDPDVKKAVLDGVEKLKELGATVKEVSLPHTDSAIATYYVLAPSEASSNLARFDGIRYGYRAEGYESLEELYTKTRTEGFGDEVKRRIMIGTYALSAGYYDAYYKKALKVRTLIKQDFVDAFEDVDVIIAPTAPNVAFNIGEKTSDPMAMYMEDACTIPSCLAGIPGMSIPCGFKDGLPIGMQIIGNYFDESTMLKVAHAFESVTEFKDQRAKL, from the coding sequence GTGAACCTATTGAAACTTTATGAAATGACGCTAAAAGAAGTAAGTGAAAAAATAAAAAAACAAGAAATAACAGCTCTTGAGCTTACTCAAAGTATTCTAGATAGAATAAAAGAGGTTGAGCCAAAGGTTGATTCTTATATAACTATAACAGAAGAAGAAGCTTTAAATAGAGCTAAGGAGATAGATGAAAAAATAAAAGCTGGAGAAGAGATATCGGTTCTTGCTGGTATTCCGATGGCTGTAAAAGATAACATATGTACAGATGGAGTTAAAACGACTTGTGCATCTAAGATGCTTGAAAATTTTATACCTCCATATGATGCAACAGTTGTAAAAAAGCTTAATGATGCTGGAGCAGTAATGGTTGGTAAAACTAATATGGACGAGTTTGCCATGGGATCATCTACAGAAAATTCATCTTTTAAAAAGACTAAAAACCCTTGGGATTTAAAAAAGGTTCCGGGAGGATCATCTGGAGGTTCTGCAGCAGCAGTAGCGGCTGGACAGGCTTTTTATGCGCTTGGATCAGATACAGGGGGATCTGTAAAACAACCAGCAGCTCTTACTGGACTTGTTGGACTTAGACCTACATATGGAAGAATATCTAGATATGGACTTATAGCGTTTGGTTCATCTCTTGACCAAGTTGGGATATTTACAAAGGATGTAACAGATTGTGCTATTGTATTAAGAGAACTAGCTGGAAAAGATAAGATGGATGGAACTAGCTCAGAGGTTGAAGTGGCAGATTATGAGAAATACTTAGATAAAGATGTTAGCGATATAAAAATAGGTATTCCTAAAGAATATTTTGTAGAAGGAATAGATCCAGATGTCAAAAAGGCAGTTTTAGATGGTGTAGAAAAATTAAAAGAGTTGGGAGCAACTGTTAAGGAAGTATCACTTCCTCATACTGACTCAGCTATAGCTACTTACTATGTATTAGCACCTAGCGAAGCTAGTTCTAACCTTGCTAGATTTGATGGTATAAGATATGGTTATAGAGCAGAAGGGTATGAATCTTTAGAAGAATTATATACTAAAACTAGAACTGAGGGCTTTGGAGATGAAGTCAAGAGAAGAATAATGATAGGTACTTATGCTTTAAGTGCTGGTTATTATGATGCTTATTATAAAAAAGCTTTAAAGGTTAGAACTTTGATAAAGCAAGACTTTGTAGATGCATTTGAAGATGTAGATGTTATAATAGCTCCTACGGCTCCGAATGTAGCTTTTAATATAGGTGAGAAGACATCTGATCCTATGGCTATGTATATGGAAGATGCGTGTACTATTCCATCTTGTCTTGCTGGTATTCCTGGAATGTCTATTCCATGCGGATTTAAAGATGGTCTTCCGATAGGAATGCAAATAATAGGAAATTACTTTGATGAATCTACTATGCTTAAGGTAGCTCATGCATTTGAAAGTGTAACGGAATTTAAAGATCAAAGAGCGAAACTGTAA
- the gatC gene encoding Asp-tRNA(Asn)/Glu-tRNA(Gln) amidotransferase subunit GatC — protein MLDKDTVKHVAKLSRLEIKEDEFETVSKKMGDILSYIEKLQGVDTENTDITYNPINLVNQLRKDEVKESLEVKKVLQNAPEKEMGCFKVPKVLD, from the coding sequence ATGTTAGATAAGGATACTGTGAAGCATGTAGCCAAACTGTCTAGACTTGAAATCAAGGAAGACGAATTTGAAACTGTATCAAAAAAGATGGGAGACATACTAAGTTATATAGAAAAACTTCAGGGTGTAGACACTGAAAATACTGATATAACTTATAACCCTATAAATCTTGTTAACCAATTAAGAAAAGATGAAGTGAAAGAATCTTTAGAAGTTAAAAAGGTACTTCAAAATGCTCCAGAAAAAGAAATGGGATGTTTTAAAGTACCGAAAGTATTAGATTAG
- the ligA gene encoding NAD-dependent DNA ligase LigA — translation MDIKKRVEELTQIINYHNHKYYVEDDPEIDDYDYDMLMKELMDIENKHPEYKKEDSPTQRVGGVALDKFKQVVHKTPMLSLSNAFSENDLIDFDNRIKGIVNSDVEYVVEFKIDGLSAVITYENGALKIGATRGDGQVGEDVTNNLKTVKSIPMRINENSNLQVRGEVFIPKDKFQKLNDYQEENGMNLFANPRNAAAGSLRQLDSKIAAKRHLDMFIFNLEGIDEDKFKTHSESLECLKNLGFKVSPNYKICKNIQEVIEFINYWTDHRDELKFDIDGMVIKVNDLKQRDILGNTTKSPRWAIAYKFPAEKKKTKVLDIIIQVGRTGNLTPTALLEPVQIAGSIVSRATLHNEDYIKQKDIKIKDTVIIQKAGDIIPEVVEVVKDERDGTQIEFEMPDECPECGFETSRLDGEAAVKCTNISCPAQIRRGIIHFVSRNAMNIDGLGERIVALLLKENLIKDIADIYYLKKEDLVPLERMGEKSSQNLIEAIQKSKENDLSRLVFGLGIKYIGSKGAKILASNFDDVYKIIEAEKEDLINLEEFGEVMAESVVDFFNNDKNLELIEKFKAVDVNLKSLKTESNEVKIFEGMKIVLTGTLEKYKRNDVKEIIEKFGGKVTGSVSKSTHVVFAGRDAGSKLDKANSLGIKVIDENTFDEIINLSSKEEVLKHLDIE, via the coding sequence ATGGATATTAAGAAAAGAGTCGAAGAACTTACTCAAATTATAAATTATCATAATCATAAATACTATGTTGAGGATGATCCTGAGATTGATGATTATGATTATGATATGTTGATGAAAGAACTTATGGATATAGAAAATAAACATCCTGAATATAAAAAAGAGGATTCTCCAACTCAAAGGGTAGGTGGAGTTGCACTTGATAAATTTAAACAAGTAGTACATAAAACTCCCATGTTAAGCCTTTCTAATGCATTTTCAGAGAATGATTTGATAGATTTTGATAATAGGATAAAGGGTATAGTAAATAGTGATGTTGAGTATGTAGTAGAATTTAAGATAGATGGATTATCAGCCGTTATAACTTATGAAAATGGAGCATTAAAAATAGGTGCAACTCGTGGAGATGGACAAGTAGGAGAAGATGTAACTAACAATTTAAAAACTGTAAAAAGCATACCTATGAGAATTAATGAAAATTCAAATCTACAGGTAAGAGGAGAAGTATTTATACCAAAGGATAAATTTCAAAAGCTTAACGACTACCAAGAAGAAAATGGTATGAATTTATTTGCAAATCCTAGAAATGCAGCAGCTGGTTCATTAAGACAGCTTGATTCTAAGATTGCTGCAAAGAGACATTTAGATATGTTTATATTTAATCTTGAAGGAATAGATGAAGATAAATTTAAAACGCATAGTGAAAGCTTGGAGTGTTTGAAAAATTTAGGATTTAAGGTTAGTCCTAATTATAAAATATGTAAGAATATACAAGAAGTTATAGAGTTTATAAATTATTGGACAGATCATAGAGATGAACTGAAATTCGATATAGATGGTATGGTTATAAAGGTTAATGATTTAAAGCAAAGAGATATTCTTGGTAATACAACTAAAAGCCCTCGTTGGGCAATAGCTTATAAATTCCCTGCTGAAAAGAAGAAGACTAAAGTATTAGATATAATAATTCAGGTTGGAAGAACAGGAAATCTTACGCCGACAGCTTTACTTGAGCCTGTACAAATTGCAGGATCTATTGTATCAAGAGCAACTCTTCATAATGAAGATTACATAAAACAAAAGGATATTAAAATCAAAGATACGGTTATAATACAAAAAGCAGGGGATATAATACCTGAAGTTGTAGAAGTAGTTAAAGATGAAAGAGATGGTACTCAAATAGAGTTTGAAATGCCGGATGAATGTCCGGAGTGTGGTTTTGAAACTAGTAGATTGGATGGAGAAGCTGCTGTTAAGTGTACCAATATATCTTGTCCTGCTCAAATAAGACGAGGAATAATACATTTTGTATCAAGAAATGCTATGAATATAGATGGTTTAGGAGAACGTATAGTAGCTCTTTTACTGAAAGAAAATTTAATAAAGGACATAGCTGATATTTACTATTTGAAAAAAGAAGATCTAGTTCCTCTTGAGAGAATGGGAGAAAAGTCTTCACAAAATTTAATAGAAGCTATACAAAAGTCTAAAGAAAATGATTTGTCGAGGTTGGTATTTGGCCTTGGAATAAAGTACATAGGAAGCAAAGGTGCTAAAATACTTGCAAGTAATTTTGACGATGTATACAAAATAATAGAAGCTGAGAAAGAAGATTTAATTAATCTTGAAGAATTTGGAGAGGTTATGGCTGAAAGTGTAGTAGATTTCTTCAATAATGATAAGAATCTAGAGCTTATAGAAAAATTTAAAGCAGTAGATGTCAACCTTAAATCATTAAAAACGGAGAGCAATGAAGTTAAAATATTTGAAGGAATGAAGATTGTTTTAACGGGAACACTTGAAAAATATAAGAGAAATGATGTTAAAGAAATAATAGAAAAATTCGGTGGAAAAGTAACTGGAAGTGTAAGTAAATCAACGCATGTAGTGTTTGCTGGAAGGGATGCAGGCTCTAAGCTTGATAAAGCAAACTCTCTTGGAATAAAGGTTATAGATGAGAATACATTTGATGAAATAATAAATCTATCCTCAAAAGAAGAAGTTTTAAAACATCTAGATATAGAGTAA
- a CDS encoding MTH1187 family thiamine-binding protein → MALVEVTIVPLGSESTSLSSYVADVHKVLEREKGLKHMLTPMGTIIEGDLDLILNTIKQMHESVFENGAMRVSTSIKIDDRRDKVGTMKQKIESVESKLK, encoded by the coding sequence ATGGCACTTGTTGAAGTTACTATAGTTCCGCTTGGAAGTGAGAGTACGAGTCTTAGCTCATATGTAGCTGATGTACATAAGGTACTTGAAAGAGAAAAGGGTTTAAAGCATATGTTAACTCCTATGGGCACAATAATAGAGGGAGATTTAGATTTAATACTCAACACTATAAAACAAATGCATGAGAGTGTATTTGAAAATGGAGCGATGAGAGTTTCGACTAGCATTAAGATAGATGACAGAAGAGATAAAGTTGGAACTATGAAACAAAAAATAGAATCTGTTGAGAGTAAATTAAAATAA
- a CDS encoding methyl-accepting chemotaxis protein yields MKKKIGMKTKLISLILALIILPILVLGITTNMKTKKIIDESFVSRTKELNNQIQYSIENYFSKFARGAKLLGQNINFKDIVEDPSHEPYLVDLLKAYKESNPEALQLFMGTEEGKMIIYPDTELSDGYDPRERGWYKDVKEKQSENMTKVYEDVIVGGLVVTYSVPVYNLENKFVGVIGVDLPIKELNNEISSIKIGEKGYPYILDSEGKFIIHKNEDLIGEKIQVKEIQDALNNNSDVAYYNWEENGKQYEKLSVLNKIPGLEWNVVSSTYLDEVDKEVNDINKFSIMIGLIAILTASIIGYAFTHRITNPIKTIVEDMQKVKNGDFTVKSKVESSDEIGILARNFNEMIENVKMLLVDASEVSKEVSDASTNLAAISEETSASAEEISRTVEEIAHGATNQAQDAEEGVNLISRLNQKFIELDDNSKNMLETTAQISDVNELGIKSVSELKQSNNLNNDSISKVEYAINQLNNKSNDIEDILSTIKSIAEQTNLLALNASIEAARAGEAGRGFAVVADEIRKLAEGSGKATSEIKEIVDAIQKESANTVDIMKEVKEVSFNQTQSVEDVNNAFDNISDSIAAITISIEAVSEHINDITNDKDLIVESIENISAVSEETAAGSEEVTASVQQQSMAVEEVAKSAQNLNELSLKLNSQISKFNI; encoded by the coding sequence ATGAAAAAGAAAATTGGAATGAAAACAAAGTTGATATCTCTTATTTTGGCACTTATAATATTACCTATTTTAGTTTTGGGAATTACTACAAACATGAAAACTAAAAAAATAATTGATGAAAGTTTTGTGAGCAGAACTAAAGAATTAAATAATCAAATACAGTATTCAATTGAAAATTATTTTTCTAAATTTGCAAGAGGTGCTAAATTATTAGGTCAAAATATCAATTTCAAGGATATTGTTGAAGATCCAAGTCATGAGCCGTATTTGGTAGATTTATTAAAAGCATATAAAGAAAGTAATCCAGAAGCATTACAATTATTTATGGGAACTGAAGAAGGTAAGATGATCATTTATCCAGATACAGAGTTGTCAGATGGTTATGACCCTAGAGAAAGAGGTTGGTATAAAGATGTAAAAGAAAAACAATCTGAAAATATGACAAAGGTATATGAAGATGTTATTGTTGGTGGTCTTGTAGTTACATACTCTGTTCCTGTATATAATCTTGAAAATAAATTTGTAGGGGTTATAGGTGTTGACTTACCTATAAAAGAGTTGAATAATGAGATAAGTTCTATAAAAATAGGGGAAAAAGGATATCCGTACATACTAGATTCAGAAGGTAAGTTTATAATACATAAAAATGAAGACCTTATAGGAGAGAAAATACAAGTTAAAGAAATTCAAGATGCTTTAAATAATAACTCTGATGTAGCATATTATAATTGGGAAGAAAATGGGAAACAATATGAAAAGTTATCTGTATTAAATAAAATACCTGGTTTAGAATGGAATGTAGTTTCGTCTACATATTTAGATGAAGTGGATAAGGAAGTTAATGATATAAATAAATTTTCTATTATGATTGGACTTATTGCTATATTAACAGCATCTATAATAGGATATGCATTCACACATAGAATAACGAATCCTATAAAAACTATAGTTGAAGATATGCAAAAGGTTAAAAATGGAGATTTTACAGTTAAAAGTAAGGTGGAATCTAGTGATGAGATAGGAATATTGGCACGAAATTTCAATGAAATGATAGAAAATGTTAAGATGCTTTTAGTTGATGCCAGTGAAGTTAGCAAAGAAGTTTCTGATGCATCTACTAATTTAGCAGCTATATCAGAAGAAACTAGTGCATCTGCAGAGGAAATATCAAGAACTGTTGAAGAAATAGCACATGGAGCTACTAATCAAGCTCAGGATGCTGAAGAGGGAGTTAATCTTATATCAAGACTTAATCAGAAATTTATAGAATTAGACGACAATAGCAAGAATATGTTGGAAACTACTGCTCAAATATCGGATGTAAATGAACTCGGTATAAAATCAGTAAGTGAATTAAAGCAAAGTAACAATTTAAATAATGATTCGATATCTAAAGTAGAATATGCTATAAATCAACTTAATAATAAATCAAACGATATAGAGGATATACTATCTACTATAAAATCTATAGCAGAACAAACTAATCTATTAGCTCTTAATGCATCTATTGAAGCTGCTCGTGCTGGTGAAGCTGGAAGAGGATTTGCAGTGGTAGCTGATGAAATAAGGAAGCTTGCAGAAGGATCGGGTAAAGCTACTAGTGAGATAAAGGAAATAGTAGATGCTATTCAAAAAGAAAGTGCTAATACTGTTGATATTATGAAAGAAGTAAAAGAGGTATCTTTTAATCAAACTCAATCTGTTGAAGATGTAAACAATGCATTTGATAATATATCAGATTCTATAGCTGCTATTACTATTAGTATTGAAGCAGTAAGTGAGCATATAAATGATATAACAAATGATAAAGATTTGATTGTAGAATCCATAGAAAATATATCTGCAGTATCAGAGGAAACAGCAGCAGGTTCTGAAGAAGTAACAGCTTCTGTTCAACAACAGTCTATGGCTGTTGAAGAGGTTGCAAAAAGTGCACAAAATCTTAATGAACTTTCGTTAAAGTTAAATAGTCAAATATCAAAATTCAATATTTAG
- a CDS encoding phosphoglycerate dehydrogenase has protein sequence MKVLFTYNYGEEEMNKIKELGYEIVYMNEKEIFNNENINDIDALVCYNPFEKIDMEQFTKLKLIQLSSIGIDQAPIDYIKRNNIILSNNRGGYSIPIGEWIILKILEIYKNSLYFYKNQDNKVWKINTKLLELYNKNVGFIGTGTIAIEAAKRLQGFGVNIQGLNTSGRDVEYFDKCFSIDDMDEFLSKCDVVIVSIPYTKKTHHLIDAKVINKMKDNCVLINIARGSIINELDLVDEIKKGKFLGVALDVFEQEPLSKESPLWDLDNVILTPHNCWISENRNNRRFEVIYENLKRFKNDEELMNLVNLKKGY, from the coding sequence GTGAAAGTATTATTTACTTATAATTATGGAGAAGAAGAGATGAATAAGATTAAGGAATTGGGGTATGAAATTGTATATATGAATGAAAAAGAAATTTTTAACAATGAAAACATAAATGATATAGATGCTCTTGTTTGCTATAATCCTTTTGAAAAAATCGATATGGAACAATTTACAAAACTAAAACTAATTCAGTTATCAAGCATAGGAATAGATCAAGCTCCTATTGATTACATAAAAAGAAACAATATTATATTATCTAATAATAGAGGCGGGTATAGCATACCTATTGGAGAGTGGATAATACTCAAAATACTTGAAATATATAAGAATAGTTTATATTTCTATAAGAATCAAGACAATAAGGTTTGGAAGATAAATACTAAATTGTTAGAATTATATAATAAAAATGTAGGATTTATAGGAACTGGAACAATAGCTATTGAAGCTGCTAAAAGGCTTCAAGGATTTGGTGTTAATATCCAAGGACTTAATACGAGTGGAAGAGATGTAGAATATTTTGATAAATGCTTTTCGATTGATGATATGGATGAATTTTTATCAAAATGTGATGTTGTTATTGTATCTATACCATACACTAAAAAAACTCATCATTTGATAGATGCAAAAGTCATAAATAAGATGAAGGATAACTGTGTTCTTATAAATATAGCAAGAGGAAGTATAATAAACGAATTAGATTTGGTAGATGAGATAAAAAAAGGAAAATTTTTAGGTGTAGCCCTTGATGTATTTGAACAAGAACCTTTATCTAAGGAAAGTCCTCTTTGGGATTTAGACAATGTTATATTGACTCCTCACAATTGTTGGATATCAGAAAATAGAAATAATAGAAGGTTTGAAGTAATATATGAAAATTTGAAGAGATTTAAAAATGATGAAGAACTGATGAATTTAGTAAATTTAAAAAAGGGATATTAA
- a CDS encoding nucleoside recognition domain-containing protein, with amino-acid sequence MQDIEKLSILINKYSEEEKQNVRDHMVFNIYENAKQLSDKVVNKDQSKIDIDKKIDNILTSKITGYPIMFLLLGLVFWVTIVGANYPSAVIANFLFAIEERLTDIFISLNAPKWLYGMLVLGMYRTVAWVVAVMLPPMAIFFPCFTLLEDLGYLPRVAFNLDRLFKKAGAHGKQSLTMSMGFGCNAAGIIACRIIESPRERLIAMITNNFVPCNGRFPTLIAIASIFVGGYFASRYQSLVASFFIAALVLVGIIMTLIVSWGLSKTLLKGVPSSFTLELPPYRRPQILRVIYTSIIDRTIFVLLRAMAVAAPAGIVIWILANTMIGDASILSHGAKILDPFAQLIGLDGFILMAFILGLPANEIVIPILIMAYMSKGAMLELDTLSSMKNLFIQNGWTFITALNVMLFSLLHFPCATTLITIKKESGSHKWAVISALIPTVIAVIVCFITKQISVLL; translated from the coding sequence ATGCAGGATATAGAAAAATTATCTATATTAATAAATAAATACAGCGAAGAAGAAAAACAGAATGTAAGAGATCATATGGTTTTTAATATATACGAAAATGCAAAACAATTATCTGATAAAGTAGTAAATAAAGATCAATCAAAAATAGATATAGATAAAAAAATAGATAATATACTTACATCTAAAATTACTGGATATCCTATAATGTTTTTATTGTTAGGATTGGTATTTTGGGTGACTATAGTCGGAGCTAATTATCCATCTGCTGTTATAGCCAATTTTTTATTTGCAATAGAAGAAAGATTAACAGATATATTCATATCACTCAATGCGCCTAAATGGCTATATGGGATGCTAGTTCTTGGTATGTATAGAACTGTAGCGTGGGTTGTAGCTGTTATGCTTCCTCCTATGGCAATATTTTTTCCGTGTTTCACGCTTCTTGAAGATTTAGGATACTTGCCTAGAGTTGCATTTAACTTAGATAGATTATTTAAAAAAGCAGGAGCACATGGAAAACAATCACTTACAATGAGTATGGGATTTGGATGTAACGCAGCTGGGATTATAGCTTGTAGAATAATAGAATCTCCAAGAGAAAGACTAATAGCTATGATTACAAATAACTTTGTGCCATGTAATGGAAGGTTTCCAACCCTGATAGCTATAGCATCTATATTTGTAGGTGGGTATTTTGCAAGTAGGTACCAAAGCTTAGTGGCATCATTCTTTATTGCAGCATTAGTACTTGTTGGGATAATAATGACATTAATAGTATCTTGGGGACTTAGTAAAACTTTACTTAAGGGAGTTCCATCTTCATTTACATTAGAATTACCACCTTATAGAAGACCTCAGATACTTAGAGTAATATATACATCTATAATAGATAGAACAATATTCGTATTATTAAGAGCAATGGCAGTAGCAGCACCTGCTGGTATTGTAATATGGATACTTGCTAATACAATGATAGGGGATGCAAGTATATTAAGCCATGGTGCGAAAATTTTAGATCCATTTGCACAATTGATAGGACTTGATGGATTTATACTAATGGCATTTATATTAGGACTTCCAGCTAATGAAATAGTAATACCTATACTGATAATGGCGTACATGTCAAAAGGTGCTATGCTTGAACTTGATACATTAAGCAGTATGAAAAATTTATTTATACAAAATGGATGGACATTTATTACTGCACTTAATGTTATGCTATTTTCACTGCTTCACTTTCCTTGTGCAACAACTTTAATTACTATAAAAAAAGAAAGTGGAAGTCATAAGTGGGCGGTAATATCTGCGCTTATTCCAACGGTGATAGCAGTAATAGTATGCTTCATAACAAAGCAGATAAGTGTTTTATTATAA
- a CDS encoding FeoB small GTPase domain-containing protein, with protein MGCSCDNCNKCEYKNKIEDFDIKVDSKESFVIALAGNPNVGKSTVFNALTGLKQHTGNWPGKTVANASGDYTYKDKTFTLVDLPGTYSLLANSVEEEVARDFICFGKPHATIVVADATCFERNLNLLFQVMEITDNAVLCLNLLDEAKRKGIYIDIEKLEEELGIPVIGTCARKKEGLNELVDKVYDVSLNKVKCTPKKIKYSDFIEEKIENLIPKLDNILGNEIDLRWVALRILEGDTSIINSLNKYIYTGKEVD; from the coding sequence ATGGGATGCAGCTGTGATAATTGCAATAAGTGCGAATATAAAAATAAAATAGAGGATTTTGATATAAAAGTAGATTCAAAAGAATCCTTTGTTATAGCTCTTGCAGGAAATCCAAATGTAGGGAAAAGCACAGTGTTTAATGCTTTAACTGGACTTAAGCAACATACAGGTAATTGGCCTGGAAAGACTGTGGCTAATGCTAGTGGAGATTATACTTATAAAGATAAGACATTTACACTAGTTGATTTACCAGGGACTTATTCACTTTTAGCAAATTCAGTTGAAGAGGAAGTAGCTAGAGATTTTATATGTTTTGGAAAACCTCATGCAACAATAGTAGTTGCTGATGCCACATGCTTTGAAAGAAATTTAAATCTTTTATTTCAAGTTATGGAGATTACTGATAATGCAGTTTTATGTTTGAATTTATTAGATGAGGCAAAAAGAAAAGGTATATATATAGATATTGAAAAATTAGAAGAAGAATTAGGTATACCTGTAATTGGAACGTGTGCAAGAAAAAAAGAAGGATTAAATGAACTTGTTGATAAAGTTTACGATGTAAGTCTTAACAAAGTAAAATGTACTCCAAAAAAGATAAAATACTCAGATTTTATAGAAGAAAAAATAGAAAATTTAATTCCAAAATTAGATAATATATTGGGAAATGAAATTGATTTAAGATGGGTTGCTCTTAGAATATTAGAAGGAGATACTTCAATAATTAATTCTTTGAACAAATATATATATACAGGAAAAGAGGTGGACTAA